In Eulemur rufifrons isolate Redbay chromosome 2, OSU_ERuf_1, whole genome shotgun sequence, the sequence GCAGCTTCAGGGCCCAGCACAGGTGGGCCTGAGACTGTTCAGGGCAGGCGGCAGGCGGGGCAACAGGGACTGGAttcagcccccaccccctccccaggcaaggtagggaaggaggggggaaactgaggcccaggcagggccaAGCGGGCCTGAGACAGCCCAGCAGGCCGTGGGAAAGCAGGTCCGGCTGCCAGGCTGGGAGCCCTGCCCGGTGAGTCACCTCCCTGTGCCGCCCCACTGCCTTTGATCCCCAGAGGTCAGCCAGGCGGCCCCCATTCTGCACACGAGCAAACTGAGGCATGAGATGTGGCTTGGGCCCTGCAGTGACTCAGCCCTGGCATCAGAGGCAGGGCCCCCAGGCAGCTGTCTGCCTGCATCTGTCCCTGCCCCACACTGCACCCTCTCCCTGGGGCGCCCAGGGacctgggctggaggcagagggtCAGGTTCCTTCAGGGGGAGAATGAGGTTTCCCCATTTCGACACTGTTGGTATTTGGGGCCGGGTCATTCCCTGGGGAGGGGCCGTCCTGGGCGCTGCAGGTGCTGAGCAGcgtcctgcccccacccactcTGCCAGGAGTAGCCCCAATTATGACAACCGTAAATGTACCCAGCATTGCCCCAGGTCCCCTGGGGGGTTGGAATCTCCCctagctgagaaccactggattaGGGGATTCCACTGACACCCAGGAGACTCTGTGTCCCGTGATCCCCTGCCCTACTGAGGTCCTAGGAGGCTGCACAGGTTTAAATCCACACTGagttgggagggagagaggcggGGAGTCCCAGGAGCTGGAGGTCGCCTGGTCTGTCCATCTGTCCCATCGGGAGTTTATCTGGTGTCCAGTGTGAGCAGGGTCAGACTGAATTTGTTTCCGGATAACTAACTGGGGGGTTCTCAGCCTTGGCCTGTGGACGTTCAGCCAGGACCGTTCTCCGTGCTGGGGCCATGCTGAGCAGGACGGGGCCTGAGTGTTCTCCTGTCCTGTCCTGCAGGGGCAGAACCCTTTCGAGCTGGCCTTCTCCCTAGACCAGGCCCACCACGGGGACCCTGAGGACCCTGACTTCAGCCTGCAGCACGCGGCCCGCCCTGGTGAGAGGCCCGAGAGGTGGGGGCACGTGGCAGCCGACTCCCCTGTGGCAGGGGGTGCTGGCAGGGCAGGGCTCCCTTCTGAACCCTGGCGGGTGTCCCTCCACGCAGACATGCCCGCCAGCCAGCCCATTGACATCCCGGATGCCAAGAAGAGGAGCAAGAAGAAGAAGCGCAGCCGAGCCACCGACAGCTTCTCGGGCAGGTTCGAAGGTGAGAGGGTGGCGGGTGTGGGGCggtggggaggcagggccagCTGCGGATTCCCTCACCCCAACCCCGCCGCTCCACAGATGTCTACCAGCTGCAGGAGGACGTGCTTGGGGAAGGTGCCCATGCCCGCGTACAGACCTGTGTCAACCTCATCACCAACCAGGAGTACGCTGTCAAGGTGAGCTCTGGCCGTTGGAGCTGCTTCCTGGCCCTTCCCGGCAGTCCCCGGGATCTGGCACCGACTGGGGGTGACAGGAGGAGGGGGGTGGCATTCGAGCTCCCAGACTGACAGCCAGGGAAAACCAGTATCTAAAAATGGTCCCCAGGCCTGGTGACTCAGGCCACTTTTGGGAAATCAGGTCAGCCTCTGCTAAGCCCCCGAGTCCAGACAGGAGTGGCAGTGAGGGcggccccctgcccaccctgtgtCCTGGTGGCCGAAGACCTGGTGCCAGAGTAGCTGCCCAGAGCTGGGGAATTTGGTCTGAGGTTGCCTGCTGGGTCCCTTGGGCAGGTGCCCCGCCTCAGAACCCTCCCAGGGGGTGTCGCAGGGGGCTCTGCATTTGGGGAAGCCCAGTGCAGGCGCCTGGGAGCTTCCCGTGTGGCCCCCAGTCCCACGCAGCCAGCGGTCTGGGAGCAGGACTCTGCTGAGACCCTGGCACTGGCCTTGTGACCTTGCAGGGCATGCAGTTGGGTCTTGTGTTCCAAGAAACCTTCCAGGCTTCCCTCGTGATCCCATATCCGGCTCCCGGGCTGGCTGGGGTCACTGGAGGGCCAGCTgcccagggaggaggccaggTGCTCCCTGGTAGGCAGGGCTGGTGGGAAGCCAGGCCACACCAGTGACTGTGTTAGAGGAGAGAGGAACGGGAATGCTCAGCCCactgtggagggaggagggagcctcGCTTTTGCAAGTCAAGGGAGGCTGTTGGCCAGGCGCTGGGGCCATGGCTGCCACAGGTGGTGACAGATACAGTTGTGGTCCCGGCTCCCTGGGAGCTCACAGGTGGGGCAGGGCGAAGGTGCCGGAGACTTGGACACTCATGGAGCACTTTTGCACAGCGGGCGTCCTTCTGAGCATGGTCCTCCCAATGGCCCTGGCTTCCTGTCCTCGTTtgacagacggggaaactgaggctcagaggagtaaGGTAGCCTGAGTTGCACTACGTGGCCTCACTGGGGCTCCTGACTGCCGTCTTGGGGCTGCCTCCTTGGTCACCTTGACACCATGACCCGGTGTGGTCAGTGCTGGGATCTGGGGGCCTTCCTGGCGGGAGTGTGTTGAAGACCACTGAAGTCTGGGAGGAGGTGGCCCAGCCAAGGGCAGAGGTGTCCTGGGTGGAGGAGACAAAAACCAGGTGGGCCCCAGGGTAGAGCAGCCAGATTGCTATGCCTGTGGGTTTGAGGAATGTGGCCTGGGCCTGCAGGTGGGGAGCTCGGGGGCTTGTAGCTGGAGGAGGCTGCGGCGGTGTGCAGACCCCCAGCTGGGACCTCAGAGTAGGCCGCTCCCCTGCCAGGAGGGACTTGGCCATCCTAGCCGGCTTCCCAAGGGACAGGGTGAGGTCAGCCTGGGTGGTGGAGGTGTCTCAAGAGACGTTGGAATCAGGTGGTTCTGTTGCCCCTCGCTAAGGCAGGTGTGTCTGTCACTAAGACATGAGCAACAGTGTGTAGGCGGTAGCCAGGGGGCTCAAGTATGGAAAAACACATCCTCTGTCCCCCACCAGACCTCCCCTGGGCACACGTGGTCAccctccacccacctgcccagTGAGAGGGGGGCCAGGGTGTCCAGCGTGGGAAGAGGTGCCCGGCAGGTGCTAGGGAGAGCTGGCCCCACCTTCTGACCCCATCTCTGCCAGCGAAAGTGGCTGGGGGGCATGTGATGGGGGCAGAACCCTCTGGTCCTTAGAAGGTACTAGGTGCCagagggcagtggggtggggctCGGGCCGGCTTCCTGGGCTCTGGGCCCCCTCTCTGGGGTGGACACTCAGGGCTGCCCTGAAACAGACGCAGGCTGATGGGCCCCGGGGAGGCACCTGCCCAGGTTGGGGTGGAGCCAGGGATGCAGAATTTGGTGCTGTGGCCACATGGCGCGTGGGGACCAGCCTGGCTGGCAGCTAGGTACCTGGAAGCTTCCCTTATTCCACGGGTCCTATGGGAGCCAAGAAGTATAGCTGGCTGGTCTCTTGGTCAGAGAGGGGTGACCACCAGTCCAAGGGACCCTGACACGGTATGTGGGGGTATTTTTCAGAGGCCCCCGGTCCCCAATACGCCCCTGAGGCCCATCAGGGTAGGGGTGCAGGGCTGCCCCAGCTGGCTTGTCTTCTATCAGCTTTTCTTTTCTGGTCCACTTCGCTAAGCCCCCTGCTGACTCCTAAGTTTTGACTTCTGGCAAATTCAGGAGAGCCCTGCTTTCCAGAGCTCTAATGGAATTTCAGACGTGGCACAAAAGTGTCGTGGGGCCTTGCCTGTCTCTTTCCAGCTATGGCAGATCTGGCTGACCCAGGCACATGTCCCTTCTCTGTTGCAGATCATTGAGAAGCAACCGGGCCACATTCGGAGCAGGGTTTTCCGGGAGGTGGAGATGCTGTATCAGTGCCAGGGACACAGGTAAAGTGACCTGCTCTTGCCACAGCACCAGGCCCAGAGCCATCTTTCAGTAGATGAATGAGCCTAAGTGCCACATCACCCctagcaagcatttattgagcacccactgtttGCCAGGCTGGGTATGTGGGTGGACCCAGTGGCAGTGTGGCTGAAGccgcaggtgggcaggtgggcacagAGAGCAAGGGCTCCTCCTAGGCTGGGTATTGGGTGCCCAGGGGCCTCAGGGAGCCTCAGCTCCTCTCCTAACCCCTCCCCCAGGAACGTCCTAGAGCTGATTGAGTTCTTCGAGGAGGAGGACCGCTTCTACCTGGTGTTTGAGAAGATGCGGGGTGGTACGTGGCAGCTCCTGgttgtggggagggcaggagctgggagaTATTTTCAACCCCCCTTATGGGATAGGGGCTTAGAGCCAGCAGGAATGACCTTTCAGAGGGTCCTGCACATGGGAGGGGATCTGTGGGGTCTGAGCATCCTGTGCACCTGTGGCACAGGGTCCAGGACTCTGGGCCCAAGGGAGCTGGTGTGGGTGCAGTGCTTGGGCCCAGGACCTTGGGAAGTGACCCCGCCtattctccctctgcctgggccccaccGCAGGTTCCATCCTGAGTCACATCCACAAGCGGCGGCACTTTAACGAGCTGGAGGCCAGTGTGGTGGTGCAGGACGTGGCCAGCGCCCTGGACTTCCTGCACAACAAAGGTGAGTCCTCAGCGCAGGCCGGGTCCACCTGcccaggactcctgggagatGCCCTACCCCAATGCCCTTGTGTGGCTTCCTTCCAGGCATTGCCCACAGGGATCTGAAGCCAGAAAACATCCTCTGCGAGCACCCCAACCAGGTGAGGCACCCCGGCCAGGTGCAGAACCCAGGCCAAGTGCAGAACCCCGGCCAGGTGCAGAACC encodes:
- the MKNK2 gene encoding MAP kinase-interacting serine/threonine-protein kinase 2 isoform X3, which translates into the protein MVQKKTAELQGFHRSFKGQNPFELAFSLDQAHHGDPEDPDFSLQHAARPDMPASQPIDIPDAKKRSKKKKRSRATDSFSGRFEDVYQLQEDVLGEGAHARVQTCVNLITNQEYAVKIIEKQPGHIRSRVFREVEMLYQCQGHRNVLELIEFFEEEDRFYLVFEKMRGGSILSHIHKRRHFNELEASVVVQDVASALDFLHNKGIAHRDLKPENILCEHPNQVSPVKICDFDLGSGIKLNGDCSPISTPELLTPCGSAEYMAPEVVEAFSEEASIYDKRCDLWSLGVILYILLSGYPPFVGHCGSDCGWDRGEACPACQSMLFESIQEGKYEFPDKDWAHISLAAKDLISKLLVRDAKQRLSAAQVLQHPWVQGCAPENTLPTPMVLQRWDSHFLPPPTPSRGGLEDW